The window gagcgtgtgtgtgtgtgtgcggggGTTGCGCGCATGCACACACATATATTTGGGGGGCACTTACAGGCTTTGTTACCATTGAGTCTCACCCCCCCTTGTTGTTTTTTGACAATTTTGAAGGGTTGAGGGAGATTTTGGCTTCAAACATGGGTTTTAGGTGATATGTTTCCCTAAATGAAATAATCCCTATAAAATAGAGCCTGGAGACAAACCCTCCTGTGTCCTAACTTAATTCATTTATTGATTGAGGATGACCAGCATTTAGGTGGGATGTCTACACCATGCCACTAAAAATACTTTTGCTCCTTCCAATCCAAATAATGCCGTTAGGAACAAACCTCATCAAACACAACCCATATCTCACAAAGGTGTGCCCCTCCATCCATTAAACACAGCCACCACTGTTACTAGAAGTTACCAAGATATATACCAAAAATCTTCATAAAGAATCTCCATACCCTTCTAAGCCATCAAAAGATGATTGCCATTTCCTCACCTGTCAGATTGTACGTAGCTTACGaacttatacaaaggaaacttattatgtgcacttgttttttgtgatcttttgatttctaagtgtgtaataaTGTCTTTTAACatcccctgaagtttcattgaaaaattcgaccaatttcccaatgtttcccaaaaacagtGATATAGTACGCAATACATCTGATATTTCTCATGTGATACCCAATATgtttctatatcccaagggtgcgatacccGATATGTTTCTATATCCTAAGGGAGTGATACCATATGTgtttctatatcccaagggtgcaatacatccaTAGATACCAATACTAAAAACATTGGCACCATCTTTTAGTTTCTCTTTGCAAAACACATGAATAATGAAGTATGACATTTCATGTAAAAAGTTCAATAGAAGGTGCAAATTTCAAAACAATaagtaaaagagaaaaagaaaaagaaaaagaaaaatagataaCCATGTGCGTACCCTGACTAACTGCTCCACTCCAGCCAAACACGAACCATAAGCAGCAGATCCGGGGTAGAGACCCCTTTCTGCACCAATGATGGAGGTCAGAAAGATGATGGATCCTCCAGATTTGGAGTCTCTCATTCTTTTACTAACAGCCTTCAAAAGAAACCATGGTGCCATGAAATTGATTCTCACTGTCTTTTTAAACTCATCCTCTGCTAGATGTAGAGGTTCTTGCATATTCCCTGGTccaaataattcattttttgtCAAATCAATGGACTTTTAACTAATAATAGAAGAAAAGTATTCATAGAAGTTTATGTGACAGCATAGAACAAggcagccaaaaaaaaaaaaaaaaactaccttaATATCAGATCTGAGGTATCAATGAAATTATAAGGAAGCAATGGGGAATTGACAGAACTCAAGAAATGAATAGATCCAAAAGTAAAAGGACTTTTGGAAATTGCTCAGGAATCAACCTATTTTGCACAACGGTTATAGTTAAGAGTGTTGTGTTGGTAAGGGAGCTTCTGCATTCCAACCTTTCTAAAAGAGGCATGTGGGTATTGACTATTTTCGTAGGTTAGGCTATCAATGTCAGGCATGAAATGAAATCTATTTGAAATACATTTCCATAAGCTGGTGAAAGTTACATCTGTTACTGTTAAAACTAGATATTTTCATGTTGAGGTTTTCTAACCAATGTACAACACAAGTGCATTGGGGTTTCCTATGCACTGCGCAGAACATGGCATGTGCTGGTGCCATAAAGGCCGTATGATTTGAACCATCCTTTGGGTCGTTCCTAGATGGGCTTCACTCCAAAGAttgcatggattggatggaacCTTTCTGATTATTTGTCTTCTTTTCACTCAATCCTGCTTGTTACCAATACTCGTTGTCAGTCAAATGGGTAAGATTTCTGGTCAGTGAGATTTTTCTACCGTGGCCCATTCATGAAAGATCCCACCAGGTGGGCAGTGTAGATCACTAACTTTTTTTTCCTAATCAAATATGTGCATCCCACAGAGTAGATTCAACCTTTATGCTTTTGTCGTTGAAGCATCAGAGTGAGAAATCATCCCACCAactaaaattttcttcttttcaaatcGAAGCAATGCTCACCAATTCCATTGCTTTGgaggaaaatttaaaaataaaaaattaaaattaaattaaattaaataaacattaaaaagtATAGCTGATGCAAGTCCCAGCTATACAACATCCTAAGACATGGGTTGTTCGCATTTCTAATAAGATGTCAAAAAATGAATTGCACACTGTACCTTCATATGTATAACAATTAACGAAAGCATCCAAAACACCTAGGCTTTTCCATGCCTTGTCCACAGCCTCATCAAAAACAGACTCCCTCTCTTCTTCCATATCCAATCCAATCACTTTGATCGGATCGATTCCCTCCAAAGAACCTGTTATTGTCCCCGCAATTATCTGAAGGCTGCTGTCATCTCCCATCAAAACTAACCTGATTATGAAAAAATGATTAATCATAGCCAcaaaataaaccattaaaaaactcACAAAAAGTCTTATATTAAttatgaagaaaaaaaacaacTGAATACAAAACAAACCCaataaaagaacaaaagaaaaactattggacaaggtttgttttttttttttgggaggggggTCCACCCACACGCGGCGAAGTAGATGGCAAACAGCctccacttttttcttttttttttgggggggtgggggggagaGGCATGTTTTGTGCATGCATGTGCaatagaggaggaagaggagCGAAAGGGGTGTACATGCTCGAGTGCTTGATTGAAGAAACTGTGTTTACCGGCTACCATTACTGCCATCGAGTCGAATCAAGTGAATTGCCTCGTCTTCCCATTGTGTGGTTAGCTTAAGTAGGCAACCGAATTTCCATGTTTCGGCTCCCCGACTCGATTGTCATGTAATCATGTCACTCAATCCCTAATGACATGAAATGCAACATCCTACGCTATCCACATGCACCCAACAAAAacaattttaacaaaaaaagaaaaaaaaaaaaaaaaagtgaccaagtttaaaaaaaaaaaaaaaaaaaaaatcattataaaCCTATAAAGAACAGAAAAAACTATGGAATATAACCACGAAAGTCAGCCAACATAATAAAATAAACCATTACTatcaccccaaaaaaaaaacaatgcaaaAACTTAAAATTATGATAAAATGAACGaattgtatataaaaaaaaattaaaaaattaaaaaaaatatattttaaaaaaagggatTCGAGAAGCAAAACATCGATGAGACCATTGTTTGGAAATCAACAAGTTGAGGCTCGGACGAGTTGACTCGGTGATCCGGCCTAGTTTTGTAAAATTTGACTTGCTCTATTTAAACACAGGGgaaagtatttttaaaataaataaataaaatggacctatcaaaataataataaattttaacttGGTCTATTTAAACACGGGGAAAAGtatttgaaaaataataattttggacccatcaaaataacaataataatatctAACACAAAAGGAGGTGGAAAAACAAAACAACagaaaaaaacaattaaaagtCCAATAATAATAACACACAAAAGCAAATGGAAAAACAAAataacaggaaaaaaaataattttaagtacaATTACAGAAAGAATGGGAAAAAAATCACCCCACCCCCTACCCAACAACCCAAccaccacacgcacacacaaaaccatcaaataaacaggaaaaaaaaatagcTGACCCATCAAACCAAAACCCAATTAAAGTTTATCAAAAACAATGAATTCTacaccaaaataataataataaataaataaataaatttaaaatgcaTCTCTAGTCACTAAAAAAAACcccaggaaaaaaaaacaatttaaagagaaaaacccaacaaataaatagagtaaaaaaaaaacatgaagaaaaccAATCAAATAGTAAAACAAACTGACCCATTATTCCAAACCCAAATGAAATTCATCTGAACCAAAGAAGAAAAACAGATACAAACACAAGCAAAACAGAATCAAATGCTTATTGAAAATCATACCTGCAACCGCACTTCGCCAAAGAGTAAGCGATGCTGGTGGAAATCTCATCTCCGTTAGATGTTATCAAGACCCTCTTCCAATCAAAACCTTCCATTCTCTCCATACAGCCAACCCAACAACCACCAAAacactataaaaaataaataaataaataaatatgaggAAGAAGATCTATAcccaatataaaaaaaatcttctaaaaatgtgtAATAATTGAAGAAAAACGAACGCATGAATAAAAAACAGAATAGGCATGGAGTGAGATTTGGACCTGTTTGGGCGGACAAATCTCGAACTCCGGACACTGAAGCAAGGAAAAGAAAGGGAAGACAAAGGACGAGAGAAGCGTGAGTTCATATTAAAATATTGTACCGCAGTTGCGGTTTGGATTGGGTCCCACACATCAATGGGGGCAGACGGTGGAGACGACTGGCGCCTTCGTCAACCTGTTCTAGCTTCCACGCAGcgcgtaaaacacccaagcttgtggggccaccattctgTATAtgaaatccagtccgttcatcaggtTCTATTCGCAATTCTAAGAatcccttttaaaaaaatacagcagtatccactaatcaagtgggccacatcaaatggaACAATGTGGATGGGATACCAACCATAGATTTGTTTCCGgggacaccatgatgtttatatttcatcgaacccgttaatcaggtgtataTCACTGGTTTGAAGTGAAACTATAAAAATAAGCCTGATCCAAATGTAAGGCGTGCCACATATGTGAACTCAGGAGTTTTAGGAGCAGTTTGCATTGATCTAATTTATGTGGCCCAACAGAGTATTTCCAGAATGATATTTTTTATGAACGTATTAAATGaaggttctcacctgatggacggagtggattgacaTATGACATAGCTTGACTCTGAGATATGAGGTATTTTGAGTAGCTCCGTCAGACCGGAAGGAGACGCGGATTGTCCAGTGAGGAGCTCCCCACGATCTTACGTGGTGCGGATacgtttttccagctcaatttaggCGTCAGCAAGCCAAGGGAAACAGTGGCGATAATGActggggtgtacacgagtcgaacatAGTGGAGCCTAGCACAGGTCGACTTGGCTCGGCTACTAGCTAACCTGAACTTAAACTTGATTCGGCTTGGTTCTCgtgcttgattggccagctcagccCAATTTAGTAAGCAGCTCTGTCCAACTCaaccgagttcaagccaagataaATCAAGCCTGTGTAATGTTTTTTCAAACATACAAAGTGCACCTTAAATTTTTCACAGAATCTAAAACAATGCCATTCTTTTATGAGTATTTCATTGAACACTtggtaggcaacataaaaatcaaaatataaacctTCTTTGCTGCCCATCAACATTTCATTAAGTCATTTTATCAATTACTAGttgaacaacatcaatatcaaaacaaTTGAGTCACCAAATTCGTTGACTCATCATTAATTACTTGTTgaacaacaacaatatcaaaataacttaGTCACTAAATTGGTTTAATCAATCCTATTCAAGATGAGGCTCGATTTCAATTTTGAACTGAGCCAAATCAAACTTTCAAGTCGACTCCGGTgcgctaaccaagctaactcggttgtGTCCACCCCTGGGCCCAcacttgaaacctttctagggctaccatgatggttatttgtcatccaacctgctcacaAAGTCACACGGgcctagacgaagggaaaacacaaatatcagcttgatccaaaagttaagTGGCCCCCATGGAGTTTTCAACCATagccgttcaattcccactgtttcatgtggcgtggtccacttgagcttttaatatgcTTCAAATCTGTGCTcgtgcctaaaatgagctggaaaatggatggacggcatggataaaacaaatacagcacggtgggccctacagtatccacacctagaggtgggcattttttacccgatctggtggatccgacccgatctgaccCGTTCcaaaccgaaccgacggcctggatcgggtaagatcatttagatctgactagttttcggatcgagatcgggtagtggttaatccggaccgttccgatccgaaaacccgatccgaatagatCCAGACTGTTCTGATCCGGCCAGATCCGgagtaaaaatcaatatttttactttttcctatggtgtggtgcacttgagctttggatattaatcaaatttgggttcaacagctaaaataatctgaaaaaacgaatggacggcgtggatacaccacatgcattcacggtgggccccaacagagttcactCACATGTGAGAATGAGTTACTTGCACGGCACGTAGGCGGGCAACAACTGTATTTTATATTACTTGTTCTGCACATCAACACGGTAGGTTGTGAGAGTATGTATTaaagtggcttaaccaagttacttgggccccaccatgatgtatattttgtatccaaccttccatccatttggagagatcatttcggggcaatatccaaagaatgaatgaaatccaaagctccagtggaccccaacatagaaagttctatggacagtgacgcccaccattaaaaacttttaaaggctacaaaagttttagatcaacctggtatttgtgttttcccttatttttttatttttcaacttttgaacaagttggatttcaaataaacattacggtgggccttagaatagtttcaacagtgggaatcattctccccacttttttctgtgatgtggtgtactacagatttttatctacatcattttttggctcatggcctaaaatgatatctcaaaattgatagacgatgtggatataacacatacagcatgatggggcccacagaacttggtaacgttacttcagtagcctacccgatgggacaacacatgcagcaggcgttgatacaaattttttatagtcatgtggggcccacattgatgtatatatgttatttaagccgttcatccattttgacatatcaatttaagcgttgaacaaaaaattatgatacattgaagattgaagtggaccacaccatatcaaatgatccgaatagtgctcaacccgatccgactcggtttccctcacGGAGTCAGACTTGGATCGAGTCAAATAAATCaagcatcggatctgtccgagtcaaGTGACatggactcggtctcggatcggatcgatgtCGGGTCAGCCTATTAGAATTTCGGATCTGACCGGGTTAGCCCGAATCCGGTCCGACCCGGACTGATGCCCAGCTCGGACCACACCAGGCTAATCCGCATCCCAAAAGACGGAGCGGACGGACGCAGAGGTCCGTCTACACGAGGCGCGTGCAAATCCGAACAGAGAGGTTAGTAGGGCCACTGTAGATTGATCATGTGTCCGAAATTGATTGAAATTCTGGCCTCTGGTCCGTGGACCTTCTCTTCTCCATTTTGGCCCGGCGTTGATAGTATTTTGGATGGTTCGTATTTAAcgtacatgccacatgtgtggtaGGGGCGACAGCTCATGCGGCTGCACGGCAGAAAATCCAGCAGAGTAATGCTTGGAGATTCGCTCGAGCGAGCATACGGACCCAAAAGCTCTGTGGCTCACCCACCATGATATTTCATTATTTTGTGCGACATTCTCTCAGTTCACTGCGGtgtgtgggacgcggatttcatgcCGAGGCTtgccgcaggaagttcctgcgcgaaactaggtgaggcccacagtaatgtttgtgagaaatccactccgtccatccgttttgtgagctcattttaggacatggggacAATATTGAACCGGTTGCAATATTCAAGTGAGCCGAAAACGTGATGATTGAACGTCAATGGTTGAAATATTCGCGGGGggaaagaagtttttaatcaaaataatatttttattttttgttttgtttgttttcagtttatcccagtaggaatgacattatgaacggtgtaaatggcatgtaaacatccatGCCGACCCCAACGAGGTTTCAACAATAAGAATTTTCCtacccatcttttcctttagtgcggcccacttgagtcttgaatcctaCTTACTTTTTGTTTTAAGTCCTAATATGATCTcacaaaaattgatggacggggtagatttctcacaaaaatctcaATGGGTCCAACCTAAGTTTTCAGCTGAGGAATTTCAAAGCCTTATCTGGAAATCCGCCTCACCTGTGTAACTCAATACgatcttatcgtactgagtaaactcagttgggcccactgtgaatgtatttgtcttatccactccgtccatctttttttgagatcattttagttgttgagaccaaaattgaggcaaatataaatctcaagtggaccataccattggaaaccgtgggaataatgaattccaccgttgaaacctttctatggcccatagtgatgtttattttttatccaacctgttaataatatcacaaagacataaattaagtgaaaacacatatatcatattgatctaaaacttccatggtcccCATGAAATTTTctatggtagatgttcaattaacactgtttccggtggtgtggtccatttaagctttggatatgtttcaagtttgggttaatgatgtaaACTTATCTTCTAAAATGAATGTACGGAggggataaaatgcatgaatgactgtgggacccacagagtttactcagtacgcaatcagcTTTCAAAACTTCttggatccaccgtgatgttcagatctcatccaatccgttcattaagTTGTGTACAAACAGGATTAAAGGTAAAACCAGATATCAGGCTGATCACAGAGGAAGATTCCAATGGTGTGCGTCTCTATCCTCACCGTCCCCTGTTGCGtatcccacttgaattttggatcggcTGTATTGCTTGGCACATGTGCTCACATGATCTGTCTCATATGATGTACGGACTGGATGTGGTATGgaccatctgaaatttggatctgcttcgttttagGGCTCATTACACTACTGTGATGAACTGAAGATATAAATGGCTTGAtgcaaaaacttttgtggcccacaaacgTTTCAATATTAGGTGTTTTATTCTCACTTTTTTTTCCCCAACGtgaaatttggatttgtttcGTTTTGAGCCAATGTCCTTTTGTGAGCTTTCAGAGctaatggacggattagatttgcCAAtgacatcgcggtgggccccgcAGCGTCTGCTACCAGAAATATCCCTGCTGGCAGGGTCCCCACTAAATCCGCTTTCCTCATGCAAACGCGTCGATAGTATCGAGAATCAGGGCGCTCCttggcggacgcggattgcgtcctacccctggcgtctccagctgggaacgggcagcagctttgagtggccacagtgatgtatgggtcttatccacaccgtccatcaattttttcgaattattttagagtataagaTCAAAAATTCGATAGATGAAACGTTCAgatggactacacaatggggattaaactcctaccgttgaaaacttcttggggcccacggaagttttggatggagctgatatttgttttttatcttcatccaggtctatgtaactttatgaataggttgtatggaaaataaacatcacggtgggctctagaaaagtttc is drawn from Magnolia sinica isolate HGM2019 chromosome 5, MsV1, whole genome shotgun sequence and contains these coding sequences:
- the LOC131246774 gene encoding uncharacterized protein LOC131246774; this encodes MERMEGFDWKRVLITSNGDEISTSIAYSLAKCGCRLVLMGDDSSLQIIAGTITGSLEGIDPIKVIGLDMEEERESVFDEAVDKAWKSLGVLDAFVNCYTYEGNMQEPLHLAEDEFKKTVRINFMAPWFLLKAVSKRMRDSKSGGSIIFLTSIIGAERGLYPGSAAYGSCLAGVEQLVRTSAMEIGKYKIRVNAIARGLHINDQYPLSVGKERAEQSTKEVMPLMRWLDVKKDLASTVIYLVGDESRYMTGTTIFVDGAQSIVRPRMRSYM